One Polaribacter reichenbachii genomic window, AGCAAATTCTGCAAGAGTAACTTTAAAACTTATAGAAAATCATCATATATACATTATAATTCAAGATAATGGAATTGGATTTAATTATGTAGAAAAATTAAATGAAGATAAAAGTTTAGGTTTAAAAACACTAAATCAGCGAGTTGATTTTTTAAAAGGTTCTTTAAAATTCAGTTGTTCAAAGAATAAAGGAACCGTTATTAAAATATTATTTCCTTTAAAATGAAACAATCTATTTTTATAGCAGACGATCATCCTATACTTATTAAAGGTTTAAATGATTTGTTAATTGAAAAAAAAATGAATGTAATTGGTTTTGCTTCTGATGGACAATCTGCTCTAAATTTTATTTTTAAATACAAACCCGATATTGCCATTTTAGATGTAGAAATGCCTAATTTAACAGGAATTGAAATTGCAGAAGAATGTAAAAAAAACAATTTTTGCACTAAAATTATTTTAATTACACTTCATAAAGAGATCGACTTATATTTAAAAGCTAAAAAACTAAATATATATGGCTATTTACTAAAAGAATTTGCTTTAGAAGAGATAGAAACCTGTATTAATTCTGTTAAAAATGGCATTCCTTATTTTAGCAAAAATGTTAAAGATTATATAGGTTTTACAGATGAAAATAATTCTATTTTAAAAAAATTAACCTTAGCTGAAAAACGAATTTTAAAATTGATTTCTCAACACAAAACTAGTAAAGAAATTGGTCATATATTATTTTCATCTCCTAGAACTATAGAAAAACATCGTAGTAAAATTATTACCAAACTTAACTTGAGTCAGAAATCTGGTTCACTTTACAAATGGGTTCAAAAAAATAAACACCTATTTAATTAAGAAAAAATCAATTTAGGGTATGGATACCTATAACTACTTTATAAAAAAATACTTTCTTTGGTTCAAGAAAATAAAAAACTTACTGAATCCCCCTTTTAAAGCAATCTTTTTCATAGTAATTAGGTTGCTTTTTCTTTTTTTAATTTATGAAATATTTTTCTAAGTTTAAAAGCATTATTGTTACTGAAACCTACTTATTGCTATTTCTGAATCTAACTCTTTACCAGTTTCTAAATGATTAAACAATTGTTTGGCAACTGTTGGTGCTATCATAACTCCTCTTGTTCCTAAACCATTTAAAATTGCCAAATTAGGATATGCAGGGTGTTTACCTACCAAAGGTCTTCTGTCTCTTACAGTTGGTCTTACACCTGCTGTTTGGTCTATAATTTCGTAAGGAACGGTAATTACTTTTTTTAATTTTTCTATTAACTCTGCTCTACCTTCTTCTGATGGATTTGAAGTTTTATCTGTCCAGTTAAAAGTGGCACCTACTTTGTAATAATTATCTCCTAAAGGAAAAATAAAAAGTGTTGATTTTAATAAAAAATCGATTTTTAAATCTTGTGCGTAAATAGTGATTAATTCACCTTTTACTTCGTTTAAAGGCAAATAGTTAAAGAAAAGATTATTTGTCATTCCATAACCTTCGCAAAAAACAATTTTATTTGCTGTAATATCTTTGTATTCTACCCCATTTTCTTTGAATTTTATTTGCTGATGTTCAAATTCTTCGAAACGGATTTTATGTGCTAACTTTAAATATACTCTATAGATATCTACTAATTTTTTAGTATCGATTCTACCTGTTTTATTTACATTTCCAAAACCAAAATCGGCAATTATTCCTGCTCTCTTTTTAGCTTCTATTTTTGGATCTAAATAATCTACAAGTAAAGGTTTATCTGCAGCTTCAAACCAATTATTTTGGTCTTCTATGGATTTAAAAACTTTTTTAGTTTCTATTTTTTTATCGAACTTGCTATTGAACTTCTGTTCTAAGCGTTCATAAAATGGTAAGGCTACTTCTAATTGCTCTTTGGCGTTCCAAACTGGTGTAAATCTTTTTAAAATAACAGGATTATAAACACCTCCTGCAACTAAAGATGATGTTTGCGAGTCGTCTTCGAACACCATAAATGTTTTATTTGCAGCTAATAATTCTTCTACAAATGCCAAACCTGCTAAACCTAAACCAACAATTATATAATCTACTTTCACATTGTAAAAGTACTTAAGTTTTAATTATTTTACTAGTTTTCTATGAGTTTATAGATAGGTTTAGCCCAGATTGTAGCAATTGTTTGAGCTCTTTTTTATTTTGGTTTTAGTAGCTTATAATTAAAATAAAAAATGTTGATGGTAGGTACTATATTTTATGAAGTTATATGTTAAAAAAAGCGAGTGCGTAAAGCTGAAATAGCTTCAAAAAAAAAAAAAACGTTTACTTGCGCAAACGTTTTTATATAATTTTATGTATGTGTAAAATTAATAATTCCACATATCAATTTCTTTGTTTCTGATATCTTCTTTAATTTTATCTGCCTCTAAAAGCTGGAATAAAGAGTTACCTCTAACATAATCTGAGATTGATCTGTTACCGTAAATGTTTTCTTCTTTTACGATTACACCACTAAATCTTCTTGCATTTAATAAATGATCATAAGATATTGGATGAGAAGCATTCATAGGATTGAAAACTTTAGCATCATGTAAAACCTCTCTTGCAGATGGAAAAAATACCCAAAATAACTCGAATAAAGTTTCGTCTTCTACACCTTCTACTCCAATTGTTTGTACATCTTTACCCATTGGTGCTAATGCTAGTAATCTGTATTTCATTTCACCTTGACGTTTATCAAAATACCACATACCTTTTATCATATAACCTCCAATATCTTCTGCGCCTAAATTATATGTATCTGAATATCCATTTTCTTCACGAACATTTACCAAACGAGACTCTATCTCATCTTGAGTAATTTTAGATGTAAAAAAAGAATCTGTATAAGCATCTTTAATTTTACCTTGTCTAATTCCTTTTACAAGAGTATCGAACAAAGATCTTCTATCTGGAGAAATGTTTGTAGTATCTATTGGAAAATAATAAGGTAAATTTATTTTTTGATTTAAATCTATAAATTCCCAAACTACTTTAGACCACATTACATCTCTATCATCTACATAACCATAAGGTATTGGTCCATCATTGTCTGCAAGTATTTGTTGCTCATTTTTTTTACCTATGTCTTCAGGATCTTTAGCATTTAGTAAACCTGCTTGCGCACTTACTAAACCCGAAGTTATAAGGGCTAAAAATAATATGAAACCTTTTTTATACATAATTTAATCTTTTATCCTAATTAGTAAGCTCTATATTTACTGGTAATACCTTTTTAATTGGCACACCATTAGCTGTAGCTTTAATATCGTAAATATTAATTTGATCTCCTCTTTTAGCTTTTGCTAAAACTTTTTTAGCAGCTGCACTTAAAGTAGTTCCGTTAACAATAATTGTTAATTGACCAGGAACTTTTATTTTAAAACTTTGAACTTTTATCGTTAAATCGAATTCGAAATCGGGTAAACCTGCTGCAATTGGTGTTCTAGATAAACCTGACTTCGGCATTCTTACTGTACCATATTGACCACGAACAGAACCCATTGCTGCTGGTATATCTTTAATTCTAAAAGTTGCTTTAGAATTTACAGTTTTACCACTACTTAATTTTGCACTTACGTTTATTGTTGCAATTTTACCACCTCCTGGTTTTAAAACATATTTACCTCTACTACCAGATAATGATCCTCCAGAAGCCGAAACATTTAAATTATTATCTCCAACACCTGGTAATGAAACAGAAATAGGGTTACTTAAACCTCTATAAACTACATTCATTTTATCTGCAGAAACAACTGCATTACTAGGTTCTGGAATTACAGAATAAGAACTCTCGAATGGCACTTCTACAGGCTCTCCATTTTGTGTAAATGTAATTTTCCCTTTTATATCATGATTACCAACATTACCTGCTGGCATATCTATTATTACTTGCCCAGACTGAATGTTTTTATAATCGCTACCATTTAAAGTAACGTTATCAGGAATCATAGTGGCATCATAACGTCCTAAAACAATTTTACCTGTTACTTTTTCACCAGCGAAATATGCATTTTTATCTAATGCAACAATACCTTTATAATTATTTAAAGATAGAGCTTCTTCCATTTTACCACCTAATAAAGAACTAACAATATCTGCTTCTGTATTTTTAATATCAGCTTGCATTTGAGTTAAACTAGTTAAAGAAGCTACTAATGGAAAACCTTCATATCTTGCTTTTAACCATTCTACTGTGTTTCCTGTTTTACTATTTACAACTGGCTCAGTAGAAAATCTATCTTTTATAGTAGGTGTAAATTTGCTATTCTCACCTAAAACATTAATTACATTAGTTCTATAACTGTCTATTTTACTCAAAAATTCTTGACCCTCTGGAGTATAACCATCACCTTTAAAAAAGTAAACGTCTAAGAACGCAGTCTTATCCATTTTTTCATAATCTTTTTTATCTTCTAGATCAGCAGTCATTTTAGATTTTAACTCACCTAAATAAGAATAAAACTCATTCGAATATCCTTTAATTTGAACAGCTTGCTTATTTAACTCACCAAACTTTGCACTTTGTTCAGAAGCTTTAGTTGCTAAATTAGCATAAGCTTCATTATTTTTTTCTGTTGTAGAAACATTATTTTCTGTAAGTTTCTCATTCATCACACCAAAAGCAGATAATACCTCTTTACTCATATTCATTGCTAACATTGCAATAAATACAAGATACATAAGGTTTA contains:
- a CDS encoding DNA-binding response regulator; the encoded protein is MKQSIFIADDHPILIKGLNDLLIEKKMNVIGFASDGQSALNFIFKYKPDIAILDVEMPNLTGIEIAEECKKNNFCTKIILITLHKEIDLYLKAKKLNIYGYLLKEFALEEIETCINSVKNGIPYFSKNVKDYIGFTDENNSILKKLTLAEKRILKLISQHKTSKEIGHILFSSPRTIEKHRSKIITKLNLSQKSGSLYKWVQKNKHLFN
- a CDS encoding NAD(P)/FAD-dependent oxidoreductase, whose product is MKVDYIIVGLGLAGLAFVEELLAANKTFMVFEDDSQTSSLVAGGVYNPVILKRFTPVWNAKEQLEVALPFYERLEQKFNSKFDKKIETKKVFKSIEDQNNWFEAADKPLLVDYLDPKIEAKKRAGIIADFGFGNVNKTGRIDTKKLVDIYRVYLKLAHKIRFEEFEHQQIKFKENGVEYKDITANKIVFCEGYGMTNNLFFNYLPLNEVKGELITIYAQDLKIDFLLKSTLFIFPLGDNYYKVGATFNWTDKTSNPSEEGRAELIEKLKKVITVPYEIIDQTAGVRPTVRDRRPLVGKHPAYPNLAILNGLGTRGVMIAPTVAKQLFNHLETGKELDSEIAISRFQ
- the gldN gene encoding gliding motility protein GldN gives rise to the protein MYKKGFILFLALITSGLVSAQAGLLNAKDPEDIGKKNEQQILADNDGPIPYGYVDDRDVMWSKVVWEFIDLNQKINLPYYFPIDTTNISPDRRSLFDTLVKGIRQGKIKDAYTDSFFTSKITQDEIESRLVNVREENGYSDTYNLGAEDIGGYMIKGMWYFDKRQGEMKYRLLALAPMGKDVQTIGVEGVEDETLFELFWVFFPSAREVLHDAKVFNPMNASHPISYDHLLNARRFSGVIVKEENIYGNRSISDYVRGNSLFQLLEADKIKEDIRNKEIDMWNY
- the gldM gene encoding gliding motility protein GldM — its product is MAGGKMSARQKMINLMYLVFIAMLAMNMSKEVLSAFGVMNEKLTENNVSTTEKNNEAYANLATKASEQSAKFGELNKQAVQIKGYSNEFYSYLGELKSKMTADLEDKKDYEKMDKTAFLDVYFFKGDGYTPEGQEFLSKIDSYRTNVINVLGENSKFTPTIKDRFSTEPVVNSKTGNTVEWLKARYEGFPLVASLTSLTQMQADIKNTEADIVSSLLGGKMEEALSLNNYKGIVALDKNAYFAGEKVTGKIVLGRYDATMIPDNVTLNGSDYKNIQSGQVIIDMPAGNVGNHDIKGKITFTQNGEPVEVPFESSYSVIPEPSNAVVSADKMNVVYRGLSNPISVSLPGVGDNNLNVSASGGSLSGSRGKYVLKPGGGKIATINVSAKLSSGKTVNSKATFRIKDIPAAMGSVRGQYGTVRMPKSGLSRTPIAAGLPDFEFDLTIKVQSFKIKVPGQLTIIVNGTTLSAAAKKVLAKAKRGDQINIYDIKATANGVPIKKVLPVNIELTN